Sequence from the Suncus etruscus isolate mSunEtr1 chromosome 1, mSunEtr1.pri.cur, whole genome shotgun sequence genome:
CTGGCTTCCCATGGGGGTTCTTGGGACAGACATGAGGGGTCTTGGGCTTCCTCCAGAAATAGGGTCAGAGCAGGAGTAGAGGCAGAGGGTCCAGGGTAGACAGCCCTTCCTTTCATGTTTGCTGTTTTTGGTGGCTACTCTGCTGTGCAGGAAGGGGAGGTTTGAAGGTGCAAAGGCTTCTGGGTGAGGGGGAGCCAGGTGCTAGGTTCTCAAAGCTGGGGAGCCCCCACTGGGCCAGTGGAGGGCAGGCCAGTGACTCGGGGCTCGGCTCCGACAGGTGTGAGAAGCTGGCAGAGATCATCTGGCAGAACCGGCAGCAGATCCGCCGGGCTGAACACTTGTGCCAGCAGCTGCCCATCCCCGGGCCTGTGGAGGAGATGCTGGCCGAGGTCAACGCCACCATCACGGACATCATCTCGGCCCTGGTCACCAGGTGAGGGCCGCTCTGCTCACTCTGTCTCTGCCTGTCCCTGGATCCCTATCCTGGCCGCTCTGGCTGCCCTGTGATGTCCTTGTCCCCTGGACCTAGTGGCTGTTCTCTGCTGCCCTAGGGAGTCCGGGCCCCCCGGGAGCACGGCCCACCCCCACACTCTCCTGGGGTGCTGTGCTCATGCAGGGCAACCTCCCCACCCCAGGGACCAGAGTCCATTCCAGGCCCCACGTCATGGCCGCATGTCCTGCCCCCTGTGTTTCTGCAGCACCTTCATCATCGAGAAGCAGCCCCCGCAGGTGCTGAAGACCCAGACCAAGTTTGCAGCCACCGTGCGGCTGCTGGTCGGGGGGAAGCTGAACGTGCACATGAACCCGCCCCAGGTCAAGGCCACCATCATCAGCGAGCAGCAGGCCAAGTCGCTGCTCAAGAATGAGAACACCCGCAAGTACGCACCCCCTGTCCATGCCCACCTGTGTGGTGGGACCACACGGTTCTCTCCCTCTACCTGGCCCTGACACTGCTGGTTCTTGTCTGCCGGTCACTTGTCCTGGTGTAGGCTGAGCCCTGCCAGTGTAGGCCACCAGTGTCACAGCACTAGGCTATTCCAGTAAGAGCTGGGCTAAGCAGTAGGTCTCAGGTAGTCCTGAGACCAAGTGGGCCTCTGTCCTTATTCCTTTTATTGTGGCAGAGCTAATGTGACCAGTGGTCACTGCTGTGTGTCAAGGTGGATATACTTTACTGATGGGGCCACTGCCCCAATTTCCAGGCTGCAGGATGTGCAGGAGACAGCTCTGTTTTGCACAAGGAATGCAGAGATGGTAATGGGCCACCTTGGTTGTCAGGGAGACTCACTAAATTGTGGCTGCCGTGTGGCTACTGTGTCATCTGGGGACGATGACAAAGACAGAGCAGTTCCTCTCCAGGGCCTGCAGCTGGGCCAAGGCACACACCCTCCAGATGTCCATGGGTGTGGTTTGAGGGTGGCACGTGCTTCCTGGGCATGTGGCCTTGGGCTTCATCCTGCAGCACCGGCCATGATAAAGGCAGTGCTGAAGTGTCAGTACCTACAAAGCCAACAGAAGCCCCAGGGTGCTGACGGGTGGCTGAGGAGGCCTCTTGAGAGGATGTTTGAATTCAGATGTAAATAAGAAACCCCACCATGTTTTGGGGTAGGTCTGGGCAGATGCTTACTGGACTGAGCACTGGCTTTGAGGCACGgtgcccagatttgatccctggcactacaaggTCCCCATTGAACATCAGGAACGAGCACCAAATTGTGGAGTCCCCAGACAAAATCACTctggcaaaacaacaacaaaacaaaacaaaatgtgggtGACAGGAAGAAGTGCAAAAGCTCTAAAAGCAAGCTTGCAGGTGGGGCCAGTGGGTCTGGAGTGGGCAGAGGAACCCCACAGATCAGGAAGATGGGGGGTCCTTAGAGCCCAGATCATAACACTTATTTTAGAAATTTCCAAATTTCAAAGACCTCACATTCATCTTTAGGCCCAGGAAATTTGGGGTGGTGTGGACATACCAGATGTGCTCTGCACTTACtactggcttggtgctcagggattactcttagggCCCTGGAAAACGTTTGGGGTGCTGAAGAacagaacccaggttgaccacgtgcaagacaggtgcctctactctgctgtactattgctctagtccccacCCCACAGgaatgttttgtttcatttgctttggggccacacacaggcaatgcccaggggttacctagcactgcactcaggagGCAGTCCTGGGGCACTAGGGATCACATccaggtaggctgcttgcaaagcaagtacccaacCTCCTATACTATGCAGCCCCAAACCCCCAAAGATATTTTAATGTAGTTAGGAACAATGACCCTTAAAGCCTTTGCTGGTAAGGAGTCAAAGAATCAGCTCAAGGCTATGGATACATCTCCAAAATAGGGCTCCTGAAGCACCTTCTAGAATGGAGTCCTGGCTCTCTGCCTGGGCCCCCCAGATCTGAGATTTCTCTCTCCTCGAAGTGAGTGCAGCGGGGAGATCTTGAACAACTGCTGCGTGATGGAGTACCACCAGGCCACCGGCACCCTCAGCGCCCACTTCCGGAACATGGTGAGGGGGCCCTGACCCTGGCAGGATGGTCTGCCTGGAGCCCCATCCTCGAAGCCAGCCCATTGCTGACCCAATGCCCTTTGACTTCCCACCCCATAGTCGCTCAAGAGAATCAAGCGTGCTGACCGTCGGGGCGCAGAGTCGGTGACGGAGGAGAAATTCACTGTCCTGTTTGAATCCCAATTCAGCGTGGGCAGCAACGAACTGGTGTTTCAAGTGAAGGTGAGACAGAGGACACCATCCAGTGGAGATGAGGATGTTGAGAGCACTAGTGACCTCCACTGGGCCAGCTCAACTCCCCTTGATACGGAGATGCCCCCTTTACTCACATTTGTTGGGGGTGCCAGGCTAGCACCAGACACAGAATCAAGGTGACCCCATGAGCCAAcaatgtggattttatttttttgctgtttggttttggctttgatTCTTGTGACAGGGCCTGTGGGTCGAGGCCAGGAGACCTGTCTAGGAAGGGGGTGTTGAGCTTGTGCAGGCCGCCcttactgctctctctctctctctctctcccttgcctCACTCAGACCCTGTCCCTCCCCGTGGTGGTCATTGTCCATGGCAGCCAGGACCACAATGCCACTGCCACAGTGCTGTGGGACAACGCATTCTCTGAGCCGGTGAGTCCTGGACCCTCAGGGTGATCTGCTGAAGGGTCCCAGATCCATAGGAGAGACAGGGGACAGGAAACAAGGGGTCTGCACTGGGGAGTTCCCTGTCTCCGGACTCCCCAGGGCTCCACTGTATGGGGCTTGAGCTTGGGCTTTGGGACCCTTGAGGGGTGGCGGCTCCTTTTCTGGGTCTTTCTCTAGCCCCCATCCCATGCCTCTCTGGATCTGTGTAGCAATTTTGAATGCTCCAATTCAACTTCTGTCcacccttctctcccctctcaggGCAGGGTGCCCTTTGCCGTGCCCGACAAAGTGCTGTGGCCGCAGCTCTGTGAGGCGCTCAACATGAAGTTCAAGGCTGAGGTGCAGAGCAACCGAGGCCTGACCAGCGAAAACCTGGTGTTCCTGGCACAGAAACTcttcaacagcagcagcaaccaCCTGGAGGACTACAGCAGCATGTCCGTGTCCTGGTCCCAGTTCAACAGGGTGAGGGGCGTCCCAGCCAGGGCCCAGCGTGGGGTCCATTGCCTCCTCTTTCCTGCCCTCTCTTGCTCCTCTAGGGAGTAGAGGCAGAGGCTTTGGGGACAGAAGACTCATGGAGGCAGCTAGAGCAGGAATGCTGGGGTCTCTGCTTTGTTCTGTGACCAGTTAGTCCTTCCCTTCTATGCCCACTCTGCACCCTGACCCTATCAAATGAAGCAGGTGTGAACTGGTTGGGCAGGTGTGAACTGGATGTCTTGTTTCCCTGAAGGAGTGGGACTGGGGTTGTGTCCAGAGCTACAGGACACACAGAGGCAGGTGATAGACAATTGACAGGCATGTGATGGGAAGGTGCCAGGCTGGGGAAAGGCCGTGCAAGGCCCAGAGCCAGTGTGCCCCACTCCTGGGCCCCCTATGACTTGGATTCTTGGGTTCTCACAGGAGAACCTGCCCGGCTGGAACTACACCTTCTGGCAGTGGTTCGACGGGGTCATGGAGGTACTGAAGAAGCATCACAAACCCCACTGGAACGACGGGTGAGAAAGGGGTGGGGCAGGTGGGGTGGCCAGCTGGGAGGTGGCGGTGACCTTGTGCAGTGACCCTGTGCGGTAACCCTGTGCGGTGACCCTGTGTGACCCTGGGTTATATCCAGGGCCATCCTCGGCTTCGTGAATAAGCAACAGGCCCATGACCTGCTCATCAACAAGCCCGACGGCACCTTCCTGCTGCGCTTCAGCGACTCAGAGATTGGAGGCATCACCATCGCCTGGAAGTTCGACTCCCGTGAGCGCCTCTCAGTCCCCAGGCCTGCCCTCCCCGCTCTATTCCCATGTTCCCAttccctgctctggcccctgtgtccCCTACCACTCTGCCCCACATTGTCCCCACCCCCCACTTTCTCATCCTCActgtctccccacatccccatctCCCACTTTCCCCCAATTGTCTACATCCTTCACTCTGTCCTCTGCATTCCTTTGCTGACAGTCAGGGAGGGAGGTGTCCAGACATccgggttcctcctgcctcttgGAGAGAGACTCAGCTTGTGGTCTGAGCTGGCAGAGCAAGGCTGAGTCCTCGGCAGCTCCTTGGGCTCTTCCTCCTCTGTCCGAACCTTTGGCATCTGCTCACTGCTTTGCTAGGCAGAAGGTCTGCCTGGCCACATCCTTATCCTGATCCGGGGGCCTGTGGACTCTGGGAATCAGAGGGCCCCTGTGAGCCTGCACTGCTCTGTCCTCTTCACAGCGGACCGCAATCTGTGGAACCTGAAGCCATTCACCACTCGGGACTTCTCCATCCGATCTTTGGCTGACCGGCTGGGGGACCTGAACTATCTCATCTATGTGTTTCCTGACCGACCCAAGGATGAGGTTTTTTCCAAGTACTATACCCCAGTGCTTGGTACGTAGGATATTGCACCCCAGACACTGCACGAGGGGGCTTGGCAGCAGGGACCCAGGTCTGGGCTCAGATCCATTCCCTCGTGATAGGGTGCCCGGCCCGTGTATCTAGAGAGCATTTCAGGGGCTCAGAATTGAGCAAGGGATCACATGACCTCTGACCTAGCTCCCTTATCTGCAAGAAACAAACCTATTCTCACGTCTACACTATGAGAATAGCTGGGACCCGGACCCTCAGAATACTGGCACCCTCTCTTGCTGTCCTGCTGTCCTTCTGTCCTGCCCCACAGAGGATGAAGGGACAGTGGCCCCTGCTGCCCCAGCCTGGTGGGGGCAAATCCTGTTGACTGGCAGGTTAGAGCCAGGAGAACaaacaggagggagggagggagggagggaagatggggACCAAGATTGCCCCCCACTGACTCCTTTCCAAAGGGTTTCCTGTGGGTTTCTGTCATCTCATCCCTGAAGCCCTGGGAACACTGTGGAGAGGGCGACTGCATGCGAGGGCTCAGTCCCATGGGCGCTCATCACGCCCCCTTCTTCCCCACAGCCAAAGCCGTGGACGGGTACGTGAAGCCACAGATCAAGCAAGTGGTCCCTGAGTAAGTGGTCCAGGTCCAGCCCTGGCTCTCCTGCAGCTTCTGGTCCCCTCCCTGACCCTGTTCACCCCTCGCTGTCACCTTCCTGTTCACCGCTGCCTCTCCCCTCCAAAACCTAACTCAGTCCTAGGGAGGGAATCAAGCATGGTCTCTGTGAGGGGATCATGCCCAGGTCCCTCTGCCTCAACCAGGGGCTCTCTGTCCTGCTCCCCTGATGGAGTCTGACAAAGTCCTCCCACAGCCCTCCTTGAGGCCCCTCTGCTTCCTCCACAGGTTTGTGAACGCCAGTGCAGACTCTGCGGGGGCCAACGCCACGTACATGGATTCGGCCCCCTCCCCTGCCGTGTGCCCCCCAGCTCACTATAACATGTACCCTCCGAAGTAGGTTGTGTTCTCGGGGTATGGGTGGCAGGGTGGGGCATTGGCTGCTGGGCCCCAACCCCAGAGCTATGCTGGCCTGAGAGCCATGGGCAGGCCCAGTTGTTGGCATAATGCAAGCTCGATGTGGTGTGCCAATTGTGCCACTGGGAACATGCCACAGAGTGCATGTGAGGTGAAGGCACGTGTGAGGGAAAGGCATGTGTGTGGAAGTTGTATGTCTGAGGGGAAAGTGCGTGTATGAAGGAAGCTTGTGGGAGGGATGGTGCATGCATTGCGGGTGTTGGTGTGTATATGGAGGTCATGCACACCAGGGACTCCCAAGATTGACCACATGGGCTGCAGAAAGGACTTCTGTTtgtggagccccccccccagggtGAAATCTCTTTGAAGCTGGGGTGCCTGGGATGGAGGTCTAGGGCCTGGCTATAAGGGGTGATCACAGGCTTAGGGGGAGTCACAGATCATTCCCCTTTGGCAAGTTCCCTCTCACGCTGTGCCTCAGTTCCCTCCTCTGGAAAGAAGAGGATCTCTCCCCTTTGGAAGAGGGTGACAATGGGTGGATGTGGCTGAAAGGCCCAGGCCATGCCAGGGCTCCTATTGGGGTGCCTGTGACTATTCCACTAAGTCTACCAAGAGGCAGGAGGCATGGCCCCAAATAGGGAGAGGGATACAAGTTCTGAGTTCCTAACAGCCCTTAGCAAGGGAGTAAGAGGTGAAACCAAGCAGCTGGAGtgaacacagcagtaaggcgtttgccttgcatttgaccaacaaaggacagactgtggttcaaatcccagcatcccatatggtcccccgagcctgccaggagtgatttctgagtgcagagtcaggagtaactcctgagcatcgctgggtgtgaccctgcccccccccccaaaaaaaaaaacaacaacgaaaaaGAGATGAAACCAGGGCTGGGGCTTCCAAAAAGCCAGTGACTGACTTAGTCAGTTTGGGGGTGTGGTTGTGGTCTGGTCAGATCCACACCCATTCCATACCCAAGAGAGCTCCTCTGGGAGGGCTAGTTGGGGGCCCAGAGGCACTGTTCCTTCTGAGCGCCCACCCTTATCCTTCCAGCTCTGACTCCATCCTGGACCATGAAGGAGAGTTCGATCTGGATGAGACCATGGACGTGGCGCGTCACGTGGAGGAACTGCTGCGGCGACCTGTGGACTGTCGCCCGGTGGATGGGCTGCATCCACGTCTTTCCCCACCTGCTGGCCTTTTCAGCTCGGCCCGGGGCTCGCTGTCCTGACTGTCCCATCCCCTCCTTCCCGGGGCCAATACTCTGTGTGAACTGATGCCCGGGCTGTGATTTCAGTGTTGCTGTGACACATCACGCTTTCTGTGGGCagcatgaatgtgtgtgtgtgtgtgtgtgtgtgtgtgtgtgtgtgtgtgtgtgtgcagtgctAAATGGATGGGCACAGCCCCCAGGTCCACCAGTGGTCCACCTAGCAGCTATCCAGTGCTCCACCTAGGTGGCCCTAATAGCCTTTTCTCCCCTAGCCCACTGGGTCTGTTTTTGAGGTAGCAGAGACAGGGCAAGGCCTCGTGGCAGGTGAGTCTGGGCCTGCCACGGATCAGCATTTAATTGCATGAAATtctgtttatttggggaccaccCCAGCAAGTATACTTAGGGTACTATGATGTGTAGGGATGGGTAGGTGTCTCCCAGGGTCCCACATAAAAAACACTCTCCCTGGTCCCAGATAATATGTTAgtgattttttgttattattttgtttttgggtcacatcgacagtgctcaggggttattcctagctctgcactcaggggtcattcctggtagtaccggagggaccatatgggatgccggggattgaatccaggttggccacatgcagggccaaCACCCTActcaccctactcactgtgctattgcttgaccCCAGCTAGTGATATTCTTGAAGAAGCGAAATGGAGATGAGCCATGTGGCTGAAcatcaggttttgtttttgtttttgttttgggagggggattgttttttgggtcacacctggtggtgttcagggttcactcctggctctgtggtcaggaattactcttggctgtgcttgggggttgAATCAgggttagctttgtgcaaggcaaatgccctctcttctgtgctattgctccggcactTGTGGCTTCAGCTTTACTTCTGCCTTAAAGCTTTACCTtcccagttgtgtgtgtgtgtgtgtgtgtgtgtgtgtgtgtgtgtatgcgtgtatGCGTGTGCGCGTGTGCGCACACACGTCTCTATGTGCCTCTGCTCCGAAGCACATCCTGATCTGTTGATTCTTTCCCTTGGCGAGAGACTGACTAGGCTTCAGCTTCAAGCCATGTTTCTTTTCTGCCTATGACTCCAGGCTTTTTCTCAATGGGAGACCTGGTGAGTCACACAGCACACATGGAACAAGGCTGACATTTCTTGGCCTCTAGCAAGGGGACTTGACGTCTGTGTTGCAGCCTCTGTCCAGCATTGTCCCTCCCCTCCAGCCTCTGCCTTCTCTCCTGGCCTCTCTCTGTACATCTTTGTTTACAGGGGTGGGGAGGCCCTGGGCAAGGAGACTCCTCCCTTACCCGCTCCTGGAAAAGAAGAAActgcagagaaagaagaaactgcAGAGAAAAGCCATCCATGCTTGCTGCCTACCCAGTGGGAACTGGCGCCAGGAAAAGTGGGTGCGTTTGAGCCTCCCCCTGGGGCCGCTGAGGCCAGAGGAGGCCTCCCTGCGGTTACGAAACAGGCTGAGTCTACACTCTGGCTCCCCCTCCCAGCTCCTGCTTTTGTACTTTGTACACAGGCCACATATTAGTGTCAATAgtgtttttgaataaaatattttgttcataaAATCGCTGGCTTGACCCCTGGCTGTCTCCATGGGTGCCATGAACTGGGCTGGTTTTTGTTCTTTCCTCCCCCTGCTCTGGGTGGCCATGGAGGTGGGTACCAGTCCGGGATTGTTGGCTGTGCCTCTCAGCAGGTCAGAGGGCTAGAGAaaggggtggggagggcaagGGAACTGTGACACCAGAGCTGGCAGCCTAGCTGGAGACCATGGTCCCCAATGGTCCGAAGGTCCTCAACAATTGGAGGGGGATTGTGGGAGCCTCCTGGAAGAAACAGCAGGGGGCACCAGCCGctgcctcccccccacccccatgctggGCTTTCACCCTGGCATGGAGGCTGGGCTTGGAGCTTCCCCCTTTGTACCCAGTGTCTTGGGGGCCCCTGGAATGAGGGGTAGCAAGAACCTGCTGCTCAAAGTGAGAGAAGCAGGTGGGGTGCGGGAGGAGGGAAGGCGCTGAGCACTGATCTGCTATCTCATCTCTCCCCACCTGCCGGAGTCCAGGCCTGGCCACGTCTCCATGGTGGCGAGTGGGCGCTGCCAACTGCATTATCACCCCCGCTGCCAGGGCCCAGCGGGCGGTTGCTGTGTCTACTTCCACCCGCACACACGAGCAAGAACCTCAAAGAAAGTGATGATAATGGAGCTGACAGCGAGATGCAGGCGACCAGAGGGGGGCAGGGAAACTCTAAACccagccctccccccccccagcttaTCACCCCACACAGGAGCcgcagcacagtggggagggaggaggggaggctgTGGCTAACGTCAAATGGGGgagcaggggaggggaggggggccCAGAGGCCCTCAGAAGTCAGGCTGGAAAAAAGATGCTCCTCCACcctcactccaccccaccccaagaaaGCTACCCGACCATCAGGGAGTTGCTAGAgaacttttatttctgaaaattaacatacatacagcaatatacaaaacaaaaccttgcaataatataaatttttacacTATGAAGTATACATTGGAATTTGAATGCAGTGGCCAGGCCAGCGAGGGTAGGTTGAGGGCTCCATGTGGGGCTGGGGTCTTGGGGGGCTATCCTTTAAAGCAGCCCACGAGAGTCTCAGAATTTCTGCCCCCTCTGCCTTAAGACCAGATCTACCTGCTGCCCTGAAGCCTGGAACTTTCTCAGTGTTCTCCATACAACCCCAGGGCCTGCCTCAGTTTTCCTGGGAACTCATTCTCTGGAGAGGGGCTGGGGAGGTGAGAGCCCTATGTCTCTCTCCCCACATTCCTAGTCCGGAGGCCTAGAACCGCTGGTCTGTCTTGGCACAAAGGTGTGCGCCCCTTATTGTATTTGGAAACTGGCTAATGTGAGCATGAGAGCGTCAAGGCTAGTTTCCTGAGGATCTTTAGTCCCTTGGCAGGCGGTTTCTGACCCCTGCATCACCTCCCCTCGCCTCTGCAGAGCCCCAGTTCTCTGCCTCATCTGAGACCCCCGGCCAGGCCAGACCCAGAGCAGACATCCTCCTTAGGGCCAGCCTCTAGGTGCATCAGTGAGCCTCATGAGGGGATTCTGGTGCTACAGGACCAGCAACCGGGAGATGAACCGCATTCCCTGAGCTGGGCCCCCCAGTCTGCACTCTGTCATCCTGTAATGTGTCACATACACCACCACCCCCAGTCTGCACTGTCTTCTCTATATATTCCAAGAAGTCTGACACCAGGATTCCTAAAGTCAACAGGAGATGTGTTGGAGATATGCCATGGTGGGAATTGGAGGGGGGGACCTAGGGCAAAAGAGGGAAGGAGCACCCAGTCCCATATAAGGCACCCacagaaataagagaaataagaggcgctggggccagagagatagcgtggaggtagggcatttgccttgcatgcagaaggacggtggtttgaatcccggcatcccatatagtctcccaagcctgccaggggcgatttctgcgcatagagccaggaggaacacgaatgctgccggatgtgacccaaaaaccaaaatccaaaaaaaaaaaaaaaaaggcgctGAAACAGAAGTGCGGGGTCAGGGAGAACGAAGGGCAGGTTCGAGGGTGCCCCTCTGCACTTTCAAAGGGATTTTGCCTGTGAAAACAAGTCCAGAAGCATGCAGGAGGCTATCCTTCATCTTCCTTATGGGCACCACAAGCCAAcaccccacctcccaccccaatGGCCTTAGGGACTAGATCTAAGCCCTTCTGGGGGTTCCCATGAATGCTTATCCTGAAAGAAGCCGAATGACTCCCATGAGACTGAATGAGCACCCATGAGACTTGGGAAAATACAGAAAGGACTAGGTTAGGACCTGTTGGGCTTGTTTTTTGCCTCCCCCTCCTCCCATATCCATTTATGAAGAACTTCAAAAGTCCCATCTTCTAGCTGGATAAAGCCGGGTTGAAAGTGCACTTTTGGAGGACTTCTTGCTGGAGGCAGCCTGTAGCTTCAGCTTATGGAACCGGGCAGAGGGGTGCCTGGCACTGAGAGGCACTTGTCTCTGGACAACAGAAAGCTGCTGAGAATGGAGGGCAGGGGTTGCGGTGCTGGAgaccttccttttctctctctctggactCCTTCCATATCCCCTCATCAGTCTCAGAATTTACAGTCTTAGTTGCACTTACAGAAAAGCCTATCACCCACATCCACTCATTCCTCTAGTTTAAAAAGTGCCCAGGTGGTTCAAAGATAGCAGAAggagatttaaaaataacataaaatcggAACGCCCCCCAGTTAGGAGTCCCCGACGATCTGGGGGTCTTGGCTGGCAAGGAGTGGGTGGGGCATGGGGAGGTGCTTCCGTCACTGTCTCCGCAGCTGCCAGACTCGCTCCTCACATGGGGGAGGTCGCACACTCCGAGGTCAATTCCATGTCAAAGGTGAGGGACTCTGGGGAACAGACAGGGATAGCTGGTTCAGTCACCTGATTCCTGTAGCCGGCAGGGCCCATATTTTCAGCCTCCAGCAGAATGATACCTGGCAGATGGGACAGAGCAAATACTCTCCTCCCTCTGGCCTCTTACCTCTGGGGAGGACTCAGGCTTCCTGTCTCCCGTGTCCCCCACTCTCCACACCAGCTTGGAGAAGCCCCAAGGTTGCCCACCCCATGAAGGTGGCCAACTGAAGCTGCCACCTGGAATGTGGCCCATCCACCAGGAAACAGTGCAACCCTCAGCAGAGATGAGCAGGctccaagggctggagcataGGTTTTGATGTCGGAGCCTGGGggtgttccatccccagcaccgcaGGGTCCCtccagcaccatcaagtgtggcccccaaagaaataaactgaacaaaataaaataacatttcaaaGACTTGGAGCCCACTCCCAACCCGC
This genomic interval carries:
- the LOC126016931 gene encoding signal transducer and activator of transcription 5A, with the translated sequence MAGWIQAQQLTGDALRQMQALYGQHFPIEVRHYLSQWIESQPWDAIDVDNPQDQVQATQLLEGLVQELQKKAEHQVGEDGFLLKIKLGHYATQMQNTYDRCPMELVRCIRHILYNEQRLVQEANNGTSPPSILADAMSQKHLQINQTFEELRLVTQDTENELKKLQQTQEYFIIQYQESLRIQAQRAQPGPLNPQERLNRDTALQQKQVSLEAWLQREAQTLQQYRVELAEKHQKTLQLLRKQQTIILDDELIQWKRRQQLAGNGGPPEGSLDVLQSWCEKLAEIIWQNRQQIRRAEHLCQQLPIPGPVEEMLAEVNATITDIISALVTSTFIIEKQPPQVLKTQTKFAATVRLLVGGKLNVHMNPPQVKATIISEQQAKSLLKNENTRNECSGEILNNCCVMEYHQATGTLSAHFRNMSLKRIKRADRRGAESVTEEKFTVLFESQFSVGSNELVFQVKTLSLPVVVIVHGSQDHNATATVLWDNAFSEPGRVPFAVPDKVLWPQLCEALNMKFKAEVQSNRGLTSENLVFLAQKLFNSSSNHLEDYSSMSVSWSQFNRENLPGWNYTFWQWFDGVMEVLKKHHKPHWNDGAILGFVNKQQAHDLLINKPDGTFLLRFSDSEIGGITIAWKFDSPDRNLWNLKPFTTRDFSIRSLADRLGDLNYLIYVFPDRPKDEVFSKYYTPVLAKAVDGYVKPQIKQVVPEFVNASADSAGANATYMDSAPSPAVCPPAHYNMYPPNSDSILDHEGEFDLDETMDVARHVEELLRRPVDCRPVDGLHPRLSPPAGLFSSARGSLS